One segment of Shewanella piezotolerans WP3 DNA contains the following:
- a CDS encoding DUF3087 domain-containing protein, which yields MQLMHVDKQTYRKNTNIVIATFVASLAILALVFGALLIQLFGASALPDDGSTGNFHLNVLGVILSLVVCSGVLHSQKSKPYMREVYYVWRLKQLHNQIYRKLAKIKVAAENNDENAFVILSFYFASLKQVYSLDDNTLTIATVEKDLNQLNEKIASLGLTISAEQFEPELLEKI from the coding sequence ATGCAATTAATGCACGTTGATAAACAGACATATCGAAAGAACACTAATATTGTTATCGCGACGTTTGTTGCTAGTTTGGCAATATTGGCGCTAGTGTTTGGAGCGTTATTGATCCAACTATTTGGCGCATCAGCCCTACCTGATGATGGGTCAACGGGGAATTTTCATTTAAACGTATTAGGTGTGATCCTGTCTTTAGTTGTTTGTAGCGGTGTGTTGCATAGCCAGAAGAGTAAACCTTATATGCGTGAAGTGTATTACGTTTGGCGTTTAAAGCAGTTGCACAATCAAATCTACCGTAAGCTGGCTAAAATAAAAGTGGCCGCTGAAAACAATGATGAAAATGCATTTGTCATTTTGAGCTTCTATTTTGCCAGCCTCAAGCAAGTCTATAGCTTAGATGACAACACCTTGACGATCGCGACAGTCGAGAAAGATCTCAATCAGTTGAATGAAAAGATCGCATCGCTTGGTTTAACTATTTCTGCCGAACAGTTTGAGCCAGAACTGCTAGAGAAAATATAG
- a CDS encoding tetratricopeptide repeat-containing diguanylate cyclase encodes MIKKIALLSVLFMFSSSIFSQEQYHFTALELEMDRIAIRYGADRSEQLEQLKQLLVNNPQATAAEKALFSTFSCSLKANLAPTLAEESLAALKDLMYESLNDNSVKAAVALCEASLAQYVTSSDDYDVALYKAFLFSQLSDLATLRYWIGLNINDTFIQYNDLKSSELALLTALGVAIDNNDDYRVIVSSMSLIHTYRKQGKYDLAIEYANLAQESLNNLDDNWLQDQVYIGRAATLQSLNKYDDALFYYKKALVNAKEQAKYREVKFLQLDIAFVKLMLKKPGQANKGLEEVMNYSLEYDDQFLLHQAKLLQSHIYLFEGLGSKSTQLFNQVINYLQRENYPKELLNAWQQLIQVAKLSENQVLERKSLQRYNALLNERTVNERAVMQGIITKAHNGIRVYDVELAAHELKRQSVLQKELLSNRDQLLASTIFLAALLAIIGVRFGWRRVASYRRRKAEICRQRYYDPLTQCFNRRYLNEVIVSKLISSSKAGNSGVLVMIDIDHFKQFNDTYGHAAGDNVLKEVVKTLQADLRPNDNIVRLGGEEFLMVLPPSDNLNVEAVIERILQVINRNPVIIEDKPRRVTISIGYIPVEKVNSAVKVEELLILADKALYHAKECGRNRAVGISELQCSANAIDNIVTAKNNGLLKLSEIRIDARGC; translated from the coding sequence GTGATAAAAAAAATAGCTCTCTTATCTGTATTGTTTATGTTTTCTAGTTCAATTTTCTCTCAGGAACAATACCATTTTACAGCGCTTGAATTAGAGATGGATCGTATTGCAATTAGATACGGGGCCGACCGCTCAGAGCAGTTGGAGCAATTAAAGCAACTATTAGTTAATAACCCTCAAGCTACCGCAGCAGAGAAGGCCCTCTTTAGTACGTTTAGTTGCAGCTTGAAAGCAAACCTAGCCCCCACATTAGCCGAAGAAAGCCTTGCTGCTCTAAAGGATCTGATGTACGAAAGTCTCAATGATAATTCTGTGAAGGCGGCTGTCGCATTGTGTGAAGCGAGCCTTGCTCAATATGTAACTTCAAGTGATGATTATGATGTTGCACTTTACAAAGCCTTTTTGTTCTCACAACTTTCGGATTTGGCAACATTACGGTATTGGATTGGTTTAAATATTAATGACACTTTTATTCAATATAATGACTTAAAGAGTTCTGAATTAGCATTATTAACTGCACTTGGAGTTGCCATTGATAATAATGACGATTATCGAGTAATCGTTTCTAGTATGAGCCTGATTCATACTTACCGTAAGCAAGGTAAATATGACTTGGCAATTGAATACGCTAATTTGGCTCAGGAGTCACTAAATAATCTAGATGATAATTGGCTTCAAGATCAGGTTTATATTGGCCGTGCAGCAACATTACAAAGTTTAAATAAGTATGATGATGCTCTGTTTTATTACAAAAAAGCATTGGTTAATGCTAAAGAACAGGCTAAATATCGAGAGGTAAAGTTTTTACAGCTTGATATTGCCTTTGTTAAATTAATGCTAAAGAAACCGGGGCAGGCAAATAAGGGCCTGGAAGAGGTGATGAATTATAGCCTTGAGTACGACGATCAATTTCTATTACATCAAGCAAAACTGCTTCAAAGCCATATCTATTTATTTGAAGGCTTGGGTTCTAAATCTACACAATTGTTTAATCAAGTGATTAACTATCTTCAACGAGAAAATTACCCTAAAGAGCTGTTAAATGCTTGGCAGCAGCTTATCCAAGTGGCGAAATTGAGCGAAAATCAAGTGTTAGAGCGTAAATCTCTGCAACGTTATAACGCCTTACTCAATGAGCGGACTGTTAACGAGCGGGCTGTCATGCAAGGAATAATTACAAAGGCTCATAACGGGATCCGCGTATATGACGTTGAACTTGCTGCGCATGAACTAAAGCGACAATCAGTTCTGCAAAAAGAGTTATTGTCGAATAGAGATCAACTGCTCGCTAGCACGATTTTCTTAGCTGCCTTATTGGCAATAATAGGTGTCAGGTTTGGTTGGCGTCGAGTTGCTAGCTATAGGCGAAGAAAAGCAGAGATCTGTCGGCAGCGATATTACGATCCTTTGACTCAATGTTTCAATCGTCGTTATCTCAACGAAGTTATTGTCAGTAAGCTAATTTCATCATCGAAAGCAGGTAATAGCGGTGTTCTGGTAATGATTGATATCGATCATTTTAAACAGTTTAATGATACATATGGACATGCGGCAGGTGATAATGTTCTGAAGGAGGTAGTTAAAACTTTGCAAGCTGATCTACGTCCCAATGATAATATTGTACGCCTAGGCGGTGAAGAGTTTCTAATGGTACTTCCACCAAGCGACAATTTGAATGTCGAAGCTGTTATTGAGCGTATCTTACAGGTAATAAATCGTAATCCCGTTATCATTGAGGATAAGCCCAGAAGGGTGACGATTAGTATTGGTTATATCCCTGTCGAAAAAGTTAACAGTGCTGTCAAAGTGGAGGAGTTACTTATTCTAGCGGATAAAGCGCTATATCATGCAAAAGAGTGTGGAAGAAATAGGGCGGTAGGGATTAGTGAGTTGCAGTGCTCAGCAAATGCTATTGATAATATAGTGACAGCGAAGAATAATGGTCTGCTTAAGCTTTCTGAAATAAGAATCGACGCTAGGGGCTGTTGA
- a CDS encoding O-acetylhomoserine aminocarboxypropyltransferase/cysteine synthase family protein, with the protein MKLESLALHHGYESEATTKAAAVPIYQTTSYTFDDTQHGADLFDLKVPGNIYTRIMNPTTDVLEQRLAAIEGGIAALALASGMAAITYAIQALTEVGDNIVSTSQLYGGTYNLFAHTLPRQGVAVRMAAFDDFEQLDALIDDKTKALFCESIGNPAGNIVDLKRLAEIVHKHGVPLIVDNTVATPVLCKPFEHGADIVIHSLTKYIGGHGTTIGGAIVDSGKFDWTAQPKRFALLNEPDASYHGVVYTQAFGPAAFIGRCRVVPLRNTGAALSPQSAFLLLQGLETLALRMERHCENALALAQYLEAHPKVSWVNYAALPNSPFQDNCYKITGGKASGIISFGIKAADGKVAGGQFIDGLKMILRLVNIGDAKSLACHPASTTHRQLDAAELAKAGVSEDLVRISVGIEHIDDIIADVAQALEQAC; encoded by the coding sequence ATGAAACTTGAATCTTTAGCACTGCACCATGGTTATGAATCGGAAGCGACCACCAAGGCGGCCGCTGTGCCCATCTACCAAACCACTTCCTATACCTTTGATGATACTCAGCATGGTGCCGATCTATTCGATCTCAAGGTTCCTGGAAATATCTATACGAGGATCATGAACCCCACCACCGATGTGCTTGAGCAGCGTCTTGCAGCTATAGAAGGTGGCATCGCTGCACTAGCATTAGCGTCGGGAATGGCGGCAATCACCTACGCGATACAAGCGCTTACTGAAGTGGGCGATAATATTGTCAGTACCAGTCAACTCTATGGCGGCACTTATAACTTATTTGCCCACACTCTGCCAAGGCAGGGGGTGGCAGTACGTATGGCAGCCTTTGATGATTTTGAGCAGCTCGATGCACTCATAGATGATAAAACTAAGGCGCTTTTTTGTGAGTCTATTGGAAATCCAGCAGGTAATATTGTCGATCTGAAGCGCTTGGCAGAGATTGTCCATAAACACGGAGTGCCACTAATTGTTGATAATACCGTAGCCACTCCTGTGTTATGTAAACCGTTTGAGCATGGTGCAGATATCGTTATCCACTCATTGACCAAGTATATTGGCGGACATGGCACAACCATAGGTGGTGCGATTGTGGATAGTGGTAAGTTTGACTGGACAGCGCAGCCTAAGCGCTTTGCGCTGCTTAATGAGCCTGATGCTTCCTACCACGGAGTGGTCTATACCCAAGCTTTCGGCCCTGCAGCCTTCATAGGTCGTTGCCGTGTCGTCCCCTTAAGAAATACCGGCGCAGCTCTCTCGCCACAAAGTGCATTCTTATTACTGCAAGGCCTAGAAACTTTAGCGCTAAGAATGGAGCGCCATTGTGAAAACGCTCTTGCCTTAGCGCAGTATTTAGAGGCTCACCCTAAAGTGAGTTGGGTTAATTACGCTGCGCTGCCAAACAGCCCTTTTCAGGATAACTGCTATAAAATCACTGGCGGTAAGGCCTCAGGTATTATTAGTTTTGGTATAAAGGCTGCTGACGGCAAAGTGGCTGGTGGGCAGTTTATTGATGGGCTAAAAATGATCTTGAGGCTAGTCAATATCGGTGATGCTAAATCACTTGCTTGTCATCCTGCTTCAACAACCCATAGACAGTTAGATGCTGCTGAATTGGCAAAGGCTGGCGTATCGGAGGACTTAGTGCGGATCTCTGTGGGCATTGAGCATATCGATGATATCATCGCTGATGTGGCGCAGGCCTTAGAGCAAGCCTGTTAG
- a CDS encoding Na+/H+ antiporter NhaC family protein: MTNSSNAPKAQTTDATAPSFLALTPLFLFLTLFIGAGVYFQSQGVDFAFYQLPSVVAILPAIIFAILISKQKLNQTIETFLAGIGHSNIIAMCMIYLLAGAFAAVAKATGGVDATVALGLSLVPSSLLLPGFFVIAAFIATAMGTSMGTIAAVAPIALGVANEAQIDLAIMAGAVISGALFGDNLSIISDTTIAATRTQGCEMKDKFKENLIFAVPASIITLIIFTLVGQGQADVAAQEIDFIKVIPYLTILFLAVAGLNVFVVLTVGILLAGITGLLTMDYGVIQFGQDIYAGFGNMQEIFILSMLVGGLAALMQQQGGLAFVSKQIEKLIARFSKAKGEASCRASELGMAGIVAATNTCVANNTVSIVVTGDIAKDLAQKHGVTPKRAASILDIFSCIIQGLIPYGAQALLVASTFSLSPLEVVTHAWYCMILAVVAVLIVAFRKRV; this comes from the coding sequence TTGACTAATTCCAGTAACGCCCCAAAAGCTCAAACAACTGACGCAACAGCGCCATCGTTTCTTGCGCTAACTCCGCTTTTTCTTTTTCTAACACTGTTTATTGGTGCTGGAGTTTACTTTCAAAGCCAAGGTGTCGACTTTGCTTTTTATCAACTGCCGAGTGTTGTTGCAATTCTGCCAGCGATTATTTTTGCCATACTAATCTCTAAGCAGAAACTGAATCAAACAATCGAAACATTCCTAGCTGGTATTGGCCACTCTAATATCATTGCAATGTGTATGATCTATCTGCTTGCAGGTGCATTTGCGGCCGTGGCAAAAGCGACTGGCGGTGTGGATGCTACTGTAGCATTAGGTTTATCGTTAGTACCTTCTAGCTTATTGCTGCCAGGTTTCTTTGTGATTGCGGCATTTATTGCAACTGCAATGGGTACCTCAATGGGCACTATCGCCGCAGTGGCGCCTATCGCACTAGGCGTAGCAAACGAAGCACAAATCGACTTGGCCATCATGGCGGGCGCGGTTATCTCTGGTGCACTTTTCGGTGACAACCTCTCTATTATTTCAGACACCACCATTGCTGCGACTCGAACTCAGGGCTGTGAAATGAAAGATAAGTTTAAAGAAAACCTTATCTTTGCTGTCCCGGCATCTATTATCACCTTGATTATCTTTACCTTAGTTGGCCAAGGGCAGGCTGACGTTGCAGCTCAAGAGATTGACTTCATTAAAGTCATCCCTTATTTAACGATTCTATTCTTAGCGGTTGCGGGTCTGAACGTATTTGTTGTGCTTACAGTGGGTATCTTATTAGCGGGGATTACTGGACTGTTAACGATGGACTACGGTGTTATCCAGTTCGGCCAAGATATTTACGCTGGTTTTGGCAACATGCAGGAGATTTTCATTCTGTCTATGTTAGTCGGAGGCTTAGCAGCGCTTATGCAGCAGCAAGGCGGACTTGCGTTTGTGAGTAAGCAGATAGAAAAGCTAATAGCCCGTTTCTCTAAAGCCAAAGGCGAAGCATCGTGCCGCGCATCAGAACTCGGTATGGCCGGTATTGTGGCAGCGACGAATACTTGTGTCGCCAACAACACGGTATCAATTGTAGTCACTGGCGATATAGCTAAAGATTTAGCTCAAAAGCACGGTGTTACCCCAAAGCGCGCAGCCAGTATTTTGGATATATTCTCATGTATTATTCAAGGTCTAATCCCATACGGCGCACAAGCACTATTGGTTGCATCAACCTTCAGCTTATCACCATTAGAAGTGGTTACTCACGCTTGGTACTGCATGATCTTGGCCGTTGTTGCCGTGTTGATTGTGGCATTTCGCAAGCGAGTTTAA
- a CDS encoding S9 family peptidase — protein sequence MIKKSGMLLACAMLAACNATPTPNTSPQPNVTQVDYQRAESFLPKNVRKKVRNLAVEPNWIGNTSDFWFSERDKTGNNTYYKVEPAEAKVSVLFDHQKLKANLKHENGTEFYIKIHTVDLQSNLLSMTYNKQKYRCVLLNSTCELNAETLAESTPNYSSPDGNYAISVKSWNLYLTDLTTNKITQLTFDGTEGYPYAVQNQNPKAFINKDPAKVKQRLSVYWAADSKTVLTHRLNREKVGKLHLIQSSHDEGLRPKLYSYYYPLAGDEHLPTGDIYSVNVASKKVTKVAAPDLQQTYYGGPLWGWWEDNNRFYFFEQARAKKRISFHEYNPENHQVRLIVEEKSDKFLDPWAQDAWVLPESNEVIWPSQRSGKQQYYLYDLASGKLKNKITQCDCFVRTYRALDKTTRTLYYEASGGFDDRDPYLRHLYKVNLDGSGHQLLTPEALEHSVRIAPDFSYFVDIASNVQTVPSSKVRSTIDGKVVMTVGNPDVSELMAIGWRAPEPFEVLANDNKTKLYGLMYKPSNFDTSKQYPVIDATYTGPHNFFTPKSFWSYFQQAQSLAELGFVVIKMDGRGTSKRDRDFHLVAYENLAAGVDDHVQAIKDLAKKHSYLDASRVGIYGFSAGGYDTAQAMFRHADFFKVGVAASGNHDFRVDKTGWNEIWLGYPVAKHWDEQTNLNMDSIAKLKGKLLLAHGELDDNVNPAATMQLVDKLIKANKDFDLMIYPNRDHFLNDSDYFVRKRWDYFVEHLLGAKPVKEYQFEQN from the coding sequence ATGATTAAAAAGTCAGGTATGCTGCTCGCCTGTGCAATGCTTGCTGCTTGCAACGCGACACCAACCCCAAATACCTCCCCACAACCAAACGTAACTCAGGTCGATTACCAGCGTGCCGAAAGCTTCTTGCCGAAAAATGTGCGTAAGAAAGTACGAAACTTAGCGGTAGAACCTAATTGGATAGGTAACACGAGCGACTTTTGGTTTAGTGAAAGAGATAAAACGGGCAATAACACTTACTACAAAGTTGAGCCAGCAGAAGCTAAGGTTTCAGTCCTATTCGACCATCAAAAATTAAAGGCCAATCTCAAGCATGAAAATGGCACTGAATTTTATATCAAGATCCATACTGTAGACTTGCAAAGCAATCTGCTAAGCATGACTTATAATAAGCAAAAATATCGATGTGTTCTCCTAAACAGTACCTGCGAACTAAACGCTGAAACGCTAGCAGAGAGTACTCCCAACTACTCTTCTCCAGATGGCAACTATGCCATTAGTGTCAAATCTTGGAATCTCTATTTAACCGACTTAACCACTAACAAGATCACTCAGCTTACTTTTGATGGCACTGAAGGTTACCCTTATGCAGTACAAAACCAGAACCCAAAAGCCTTTATCAACAAAGATCCTGCCAAGGTTAAACAGCGACTCAGTGTTTACTGGGCAGCGGATAGTAAAACAGTACTGACCCACAGGCTGAATCGCGAAAAAGTCGGCAAGTTACACCTTATTCAGTCAAGTCATGACGAAGGCCTTCGACCAAAACTTTATAGTTACTATTACCCACTCGCAGGTGATGAACACTTACCAACAGGTGATATCTACTCTGTCAATGTAGCGAGTAAGAAAGTCACCAAAGTCGCTGCACCAGATTTGCAGCAAACCTATTACGGTGGTCCGCTGTGGGGTTGGTGGGAAGACAACAATCGTTTCTATTTCTTCGAGCAAGCCAGAGCAAAAAAACGCATAAGCTTTCATGAGTACAACCCTGAAAACCATCAGGTAAGGCTCATTGTGGAAGAAAAGTCCGATAAATTCCTTGATCCGTGGGCACAAGATGCTTGGGTGCTACCTGAGTCAAATGAGGTCATTTGGCCAAGCCAGCGATCTGGTAAACAACAGTATTACTTGTATGATTTAGCCAGCGGAAAGCTCAAGAACAAAATCACTCAGTGCGACTGTTTTGTCAGGACTTACCGTGCATTGGATAAGACAACCCGCACGCTATATTACGAAGCATCAGGTGGGTTTGATGATCGCGATCCTTATCTAAGACACCTATATAAAGTTAATTTAGATGGTTCTGGCCACCAATTGCTTACTCCTGAAGCACTAGAGCACAGCGTACGTATAGCGCCAGACTTCAGTTACTTTGTCGATATTGCCTCTAATGTTCAAACCGTACCGAGCAGCAAGGTACGTAGCACAATCGATGGTAAAGTGGTGATGACCGTCGGCAATCCTGACGTGAGTGAATTGATGGCCATTGGGTGGCGCGCACCAGAGCCCTTTGAAGTGCTCGCCAATGACAACAAAACTAAGCTCTATGGCTTAATGTATAAACCCAGCAACTTTGATACAAGCAAACAATATCCGGTGATTGATGCGACTTATACTGGACCACATAACTTTTTCACTCCTAAGTCTTTTTGGAGCTATTTCCAACAAGCACAATCGCTTGCTGAACTTGGGTTTGTGGTTATAAAAATGGATGGCCGCGGCACCAGTAAGCGCGATAGAGATTTTCATTTAGTAGCTTACGAGAATTTAGCCGCCGGTGTCGATGACCATGTCCAAGCCATCAAAGATCTTGCTAAAAAGCACAGCTACTTAGATGCTAGCCGAGTCGGTATTTACGGTTTTTCAGCTGGAGGTTATGACACTGCGCAAGCGATGTTTAGGCATGCTGATTTCTTTAAGGTGGGCGTTGCAGCATCAGGTAACCACGATTTTAGAGTTGATAAAACCGGCTGGAACGAGATTTGGTTAGGCTATCCTGTTGCCAAGCATTGGGACGAACAAACCAATCTCAATATGGACAGTATTGCCAAATTAAAAGGTAAGCTATTACTAGCTCATGGAGAACTCGACGATAACGTAAACCCAGCAGCGACCATGCAGTTGGTTGATAAACTCATTAAAGCCAATAAGGATTTTGACTTGATGATCTATCCAAACCGCGATCATTTCCTTAATGACAGCGATTACTTTGTACGTAAACGTTGGGACTATTTTGTCGAACATTTGCTTGGTGCTAAACCAGTGAAGGAATATCAGTTTGAACAAAATTAA